One stretch of Francisella sp. LA112445 DNA includes these proteins:
- a CDS encoding MFS transporter: MNNRLSFLALVIWLTCAVFFMYEFLLRTILGTFEHQIISDLDLSILTFSILSSTAYQLTYGIMQIPVGIITDKLGLKKALTLAILVCALGVGLFGLCNSFAAALIYRVMIGFGASFGFLCLLIAVYDWLPHKHIGLFIGLSQFIGVMGPMLAAGPLNSLSQAGGINWRYVFIILAFIGVALALLTVFIVKNNDQSSTSSGNHRFILLESPKSMITEIKSIFSNKQVWLIAVFSATTYLAIEYLSENATTSFLKLNGFDTKFASYLITLAWLGYGIGCPGLGAVSDKIRRRKPIMIFAVCLAFISLVTIIFFPVNKAILYLAFICLGIGASGQSIGFAIIAEQSSSNCRAAALGVNNFLIMFSVGIGSPIISEIFDLFSNQGKNPTIHSYHSSLSLLLIITAMGILISTFFIKETFCRSTKEVIFLEK, encoded by the coding sequence ATGAATAATAGATTATCTTTTTTGGCATTAGTAATATGGCTTACTTGTGCTGTATTTTTTATGTATGAGTTCTTACTTAGAACTATCTTAGGAACTTTCGAGCATCAAATTATATCTGATCTTGATCTTAGTATACTTACTTTTAGTATTCTAAGCTCAACAGCATATCAACTTACATACGGTATAATGCAAATACCAGTAGGAATAATAACTGATAAGCTTGGACTTAAGAAAGCTCTTACTTTAGCCATATTAGTGTGTGCGTTAGGTGTTGGCTTATTTGGTCTATGTAATAGCTTTGCAGCAGCGCTTATATATAGAGTTATGATAGGTTTTGGTGCTTCATTTGGTTTTTTATGTTTACTTATAGCTGTTTATGACTGGCTACCACATAAACATATCGGATTATTTATAGGCCTTTCTCAGTTTATTGGTGTTATGGGTCCAATGCTAGCTGCTGGACCGTTAAACTCTCTATCTCAAGCAGGAGGTATAAACTGGCGCTATGTATTTATTATACTAGCATTTATAGGTGTTGCTTTAGCATTACTAACCGTGTTTATAGTTAAAAATAATGATCAGTCATCAACAAGTTCTGGCAATCATAGATTTATTCTTTTAGAAAGTCCTAAGTCTATGATCACAGAGATAAAAAGTATTTTCTCTAATAAACAGGTTTGGTTAATTGCAGTATTTTCTGCTACTACTTACTTAGCTATAGAATACTTATCTGAAAATGCCACTACAAGTTTTCTAAAACTTAATGGTTTTGACACTAAATTTGCATCTTACCTAATTACCCTAGCATGGCTTGGTTATGGTATTGGCTGTCCTGGTTTAGGAGCTGTTTCAGATAAGATTAGAAGAAGAAAGCCTATAATGATTTTTGCTGTTTGCTTAGCTTTTATCTCACTTGTGACAATAATATTCTTCCCAGTTAATAAAGCCATTTTATATCTAGCATTTATCTGTTTAGGTATAGGTGCTAGTGGGCAAAGTATTGGTTTTGCAATAATAGCTGAGCAATCAAGCTCTAACTGCAGAGCCGCAGCACTTGGTGTAAATAACTTTTTAATCATGTTTTCTGTTGGAATTGGCTCACCAATTATTAGTGAGATATTTGACCTATTTTCTAACCAAGGTAAAAATCCAACTATTCATAGTTACCATTCAAGCTTAAGTTTACTACTAATTATTACAGCTATGGGAATATTAATTAGTACATTTTTCATTAAAGAAACATTCTGTCGATCTACTAAAGAAGTTATTTTCTTAGAAAAATGA
- a CDS encoding succinylglutamate desuccinylase/aspartoacylase family protein, with protein sequence MKFKIFDKVFQPGEMATLAMPLPSQYSCAPMYLPIKILNGVKEGPCILVFGMVNGDEFNSIEIINSLLEETNPKKLHGTIVAIPVLNIFGLVHSVKHSTLLEQAFPGDEYGSYMHRYAYRVTQEIIKKVNYSIQIKTGGLNNEILPQVYFNADDEESITMARAFQAPVITAVNMNKSSVRKIHQDLHIPFICYEAGEANKFNEEDIHVGIVGIQNVMRKLEILRDAEFVQQVKPVVSEDTEWTVSDKPGILRTEIELGTRVKEGEKIGKLIDPFGNDDSIHLKSPIDGIVLGINNYPMIKEGDQVFKVSSFQDDEKAEAKIEDWEEIAKENFSDE encoded by the coding sequence ATGAAATTTAAAATCTTTGATAAAGTTTTTCAACCTGGTGAAATGGCTACATTAGCTATGCCATTACCTAGCCAATACTCTTGTGCTCCGATGTACCTTCCAATAAAAATCCTAAATGGTGTAAAAGAAGGCCCTTGTATCTTAGTCTTTGGAATGGTTAATGGTGATGAGTTTAATAGTATAGAAATTATTAACTCATTATTAGAAGAAACTAACCCTAAAAAACTTCATGGAACTATTGTTGCTATCCCTGTACTTAATATTTTTGGGCTAGTACACTCGGTTAAGCACTCTACCCTCTTAGAACAAGCATTTCCTGGTGATGAGTATGGATCTTATATGCACCGTTATGCTTATAGAGTTACTCAAGAGATCATTAAAAAAGTAAACTATTCTATTCAAATTAAAACTGGTGGATTAAATAATGAAATATTGCCTCAAGTTTACTTTAATGCTGATGATGAAGAGTCAATAACTATGGCTAGAGCATTCCAAGCTCCAGTGATTACAGCTGTAAATATGAATAAATCAAGTGTGAGAAAAATTCATCAAGACTTACATATTCCTTTTATTTGCTATGAAGCTGGAGAAGCAAATAAGTTTAATGAAGAAGATATTCATGTAGGTATTGTCGGAATTCAAAATGTCATGCGTAAACTTGAAATTCTAAGAGATGCAGAGTTTGTTCAACAGGTTAAGCCTGTTGTTTCTGAAGATACTGAATGGACAGTATCTGATAAGCCAGGTATTTTACGAACAGAAATAGAACTAGGTACAAGAGTTAAAGAAGGTGAGAAAATAGGTAAACTGATTGATCCTTTTGGTAATGATGATAGCATCCATCTGAAATCACCAATTGACGGTATAGTTTTAGGTATCAACAACTATCCTATGATTAAAGAAGGTGATCAAGTTTTTAAAGTTTCATCGTTCCAAGATGATGAAAAAGCAGAAGCTAAAATAGAAGATTGGGAAGAAATAGCAAAAGAAAATTTTAGTGATGAATAA
- a CDS encoding ribose-phosphate pyrophosphokinase: protein MSEDLMIFSGNASKKLACEVAKELGATLGNATVDRFKDGEIQVVLNENVRGKDVFVIQSTCPPSDNLMELVLLIDALKRSSAERVTAVLPYFGYARQDRRSKSARVPISAKVVANLLQAVGLDRILSVDIHAEQIQGFFDIPFDNAFATKIFLEYVRNNPKKYENIKIVSPDMGGVVRARSVAKNLGVEIAVVDKRRPKPNVAEVMNIIGEVEGKHCILVDDIMDTGGTMCQAAKALVEKGGAAKVSAFCVHPLLSGDAISNIENSSIEELIVTDSIPLKSHAEACKKIKVISLAPLLAQIVEKTNGEESVSDIFRTDGLVD, encoded by the coding sequence ATGTCTGAAGATTTGATGATTTTTAGTGGTAATGCTTCTAAAAAGCTTGCTTGTGAAGTAGCTAAAGAGCTTGGTGCAACGTTAGGTAATGCTACTGTTGATAGATTTAAAGATGGTGAAATACAAGTTGTATTAAATGAGAATGTTCGTGGTAAGGATGTTTTTGTTATTCAATCAACTTGTCCGCCATCTGACAACTTAATGGAGTTAGTACTTCTAATTGATGCACTTAAAAGATCATCTGCTGAGAGAGTAACCGCGGTATTACCATATTTTGGATATGCACGACAAGATAGAAGATCAAAGTCAGCTAGGGTTCCTATATCTGCTAAAGTTGTTGCAAATTTACTTCAAGCTGTAGGCTTAGATAGAATATTATCTGTAGATATTCATGCAGAACAAATACAAGGCTTTTTTGATATTCCTTTTGATAACGCTTTCGCAACAAAGATATTTTTAGAGTACGTACGTAATAATCCTAAGAAGTATGAAAATATTAAAATAGTATCTCCTGATATGGGTGGTGTTGTTAGAGCTAGATCCGTTGCTAAAAACCTAGGTGTTGAGATCGCTGTTGTAGATAAAAGAAGACCAAAGCCAAATGTTGCGGAAGTTATGAATATTATCGGTGAAGTTGAAGGTAAGCACTGTATCCTTGTTGATGATATTATGGATACTGGTGGAACTATGTGCCAGGCTGCTAAAGCTTTAGTTGAGAAGGGTGGCGCTGCAAAAGTTTCAGCATTCTGTGTTCATCCTTTACTTTCAGGAGATGCTATTAGCAATATAGAAAATTCATCAATCGAAGAGCTTATTGTTACTGATTCTATTCCTCTTAAATCTCATGCAGAAGCTTGTAAAAAAATTAAAGTTATATCTCTAGCGCCTCTGTTAGCTCAGATTGTTGAGAAAACAAATGGCGAAGAATCTGTAAGTGATATATTTAGAACTGATGGTCTAGTTGATTAA
- the rplY gene encoding 50S ribosomal protein L25, whose product MANFVLKAEKRDDLGTGASRRLRRAGKIPAVVYGGDKEAVSVVMDHDKVLHSTEDKAFFSSEITLEIDGKEEKVIIKALQRHPYKVKLVHADFMRV is encoded by the coding sequence ATGGCAAATTTCGTTTTAAAAGCAGAAAAAAGAGATGACTTAGGTACTGGTGCGAGCCGCCGTCTAAGAAGAGCTGGTAAAATCCCAGCTGTTGTATATGGTGGTGACAAAGAAGCTGTATCTGTAGTTATGGATCATGATAAAGTATTACACTCTACAGAAGATAAGGCATTCTTCTCAAGTGAAATCACTTTAGAGATTGATGGTAAAGAAGAAAAAGTTATAATCAAAGCTTTACAAAGACATCCATATAAAGTTAAGCTAGTTCACGCTGACTTCATGAGAGTATAA
- a CDS encoding CNNM domain-containing protein, whose product MSTYSVVIILFILICTSAFFSSSETAMMALNKYKLKHLAKKNHRSAKRSLSLVRNPEKLLVAILIGNTFANIFAGTVISSYSEDHFGDLGLLISTIVVTILVLVFGEIIPKSFAAVYPQRLAFPFSLPLKVIMLALYPVVIFLSTISKLTLKIFGVKIEPVNNESLDKEEIHTVVHESNAKLGAKNKNMLLGVLELDKILVQEVMTHYNKIEYIDLNNSIEKILARLSKAKSLSIILCENNVNNIIGVVKLKDITNLLIASKRSNITKANLRKIAEQPYFIPETVSLQTQLINFQKKSKRFAVVVDEYGDVTGVVTIEDIMEEIVGEFSDRFDVNNNIRKIDENSYLIGGSATLREINRHIGIEFESEDAKTLSGLIIEEIENLPSGPCCIKYGNTLLEITSIVDNKIVSIKLSYIFNNELNQ is encoded by the coding sequence ATGAGTACTTATTCTGTAGTTATTATCTTATTTATTCTTATTTGTACATCAGCTTTCTTTTCAAGTTCTGAAACTGCGATGATGGCTTTGAACAAATATAAATTAAAGCACTTGGCGAAAAAAAATCATCGCTCAGCAAAAAGAAGTTTATCTTTAGTCCGTAATCCTGAAAAGCTTTTAGTCGCTATCCTTATTGGTAATACTTTTGCTAATATTTTTGCAGGAACTGTAATATCATCATATTCTGAAGATCATTTTGGCGACCTTGGTTTACTAATATCAACTATTGTTGTAACAATATTAGTTCTTGTATTTGGTGAAATAATCCCTAAATCCTTTGCTGCGGTATATCCACAAAGATTAGCATTTCCTTTTTCATTGCCTCTTAAAGTAATAATGCTGGCTTTATATCCTGTAGTTATTTTTTTAAGTACAATTTCAAAATTAACTCTAAAAATTTTTGGGGTTAAAATTGAGCCGGTAAATAATGAATCATTAGATAAAGAAGAAATTCATACTGTTGTACATGAATCAAATGCAAAGTTAGGTGCTAAAAACAAAAATATGCTTCTAGGTGTCTTAGAGTTAGATAAGATCTTAGTTCAGGAGGTAATGACTCATTATAATAAAATTGAGTATATTGATCTAAACAACTCTATAGAGAAGATTTTAGCAAGGTTATCAAAAGCTAAGTCATTGAGCATAATTCTTTGTGAGAATAATGTAAATAATATAATTGGAGTTGTTAAGCTTAAGGATATCACGAATCTATTGATAGCATCTAAAAGATCAAATATTACTAAAGCAAATTTACGTAAAATTGCTGAACAGCCTTATTTTATTCCAGAAACTGTTTCTTTGCAAACTCAGCTAATAAATTTCCAGAAAAAGAGTAAACGTTTCGCTGTAGTTGTTGATGAGTATGGAGATGTTACAGGAGTGGTAACTATCGAAGATATTATGGAAGAGATAGTTGGAGAATTTTCTGATAGATTTGATGTAAATAATAATATCCGCAAAATTGATGAAAACAGTTATCTGATAGGTGGTAGTGCAACTCTTAGAGAAATAAATCGTCATATAGGTATAGAGTTTGAAAGTGAGGATGCTAAAACTTTATCAGGTCTTATTATAGAAGAAATTGAAAATTTACCATCTGGGCCTTGTTGCATTAAGTATGGAAATACTCTTCTTGAAATAACGAGTATTGTTGATAACAAGATAGTTTCTATAAAACTTAGTTATATTTTTAATAATGAATTAAATCAGTAA
- the ychF gene encoding redox-regulated ATPase YchF — MGFKCGIVGLPNVGKSTLFNALTEAGIDAENYPFCTIDPNVGIVSVPDQRLNELAKIVNPEKILPTTMEFVDIAGLVAGASKGEGLGNKFLANIRETDAIAHVVRCFEDDNIIHVSGQVDPIDDINTINMELILADIESCDKAIQRFAKMKKSGDKEALAKAEFYTKLKEHLESEKPARTFEMNEDETKWLKQTPLLTSKPVLYIANVNDDGFENNPLLDKVVEYAKAENSNVVPVCAAMEQEISQLEPEEKLEFLADMGLTETGLDRVIKAGYALLNLHTYLTAGVKEVRAWTIPVGATAPQAAGVIHTDFERGFIRAEVISYDDYIQYKGEKGAKEAGKARLEGKEYIMKDGDVVNFRFNV, encoded by the coding sequence ATGGGATTTAAATGTGGTATTGTAGGTTTACCAAATGTTGGTAAATCAACTCTTTTTAATGCTTTGACAGAAGCAGGTATTGACGCTGAGAACTACCCTTTTTGTACAATTGATCCAAATGTTGGTATCGTTTCTGTACCAGACCAAAGGCTCAATGAATTAGCTAAAATTGTTAATCCTGAAAAAATACTACCAACTACGATGGAGTTTGTTGATATTGCTGGGCTTGTTGCTGGAGCTAGTAAAGGCGAAGGTCTAGGTAATAAATTCTTAGCTAACATTCGTGAAACTGATGCTATCGCTCACGTAGTTAGATGTTTTGAAGACGATAATATTATTCATGTAAGTGGTCAAGTTGACCCTATCGATGATATTAATACTATTAATATGGAATTGATATTAGCAGATATTGAATCTTGTGATAAAGCTATCCAAAGATTTGCAAAAATGAAAAAATCTGGAGATAAAGAAGCTCTTGCTAAAGCTGAATTCTACACAAAATTAAAAGAACATCTAGAATCAGAAAAACCAGCTAGAACTTTTGAAATGAATGAAGATGAAACTAAGTGGTTAAAGCAAACTCCTCTACTAACAAGTAAACCAGTATTATATATTGCTAATGTTAATGATGATGGATTTGAAAATAACCCTCTTCTTGATAAAGTAGTAGAATATGCCAAAGCTGAAAACTCAAATGTTGTACCTGTTTGTGCAGCAATGGAACAAGAAATCTCTCAGTTAGAGCCTGAAGAAAAGCTTGAGTTCTTAGCAGATATGGGACTTACTGAAACTGGTCTTGATAGAGTTATCAAAGCTGGCTATGCTCTTTTAAATCTGCATACTTATCTAACCGCTGGTGTTAAAGAAGTTAGAGCCTGGACTATACCTGTTGGCGCTACAGCTCCACAGGCAGCGGGCGTTATCCATACAGATTTTGAAAGAGGCTTTATCCGTGCTGAAGTAATCTCATATGATGATTATATCCAGTACAAAGGTGAAAAAGGTGCTAAAGAAGCAGGAAAAGCTCGCCTTGAAGGTAAAGAGTACATAATGAAAGATGGTGATGTTGTAAACTTTAGATTTAATGTATAA
- the pth gene encoding aminoacyl-tRNA hydrolase: MPKIKMIVGLGNIGKEYENTRHNVGEWLIAEIAREQSESFSANSKLNSNIAKVSLAYNNVILVFPTTYMNNSGLAVSKVANFYKITPEEILVVHDELDIDCGQIRLKKGGGHGGHNGLRSIHQHLGTNDYLRLRIGIGHPGHKSKVSNYVLSNPSIQQKSQIDEAINNAICVLDDIINYKLEPAMQRLHTK, from the coding sequence ATGCCTAAAATAAAAATGATAGTTGGCCTAGGAAATATAGGTAAAGAATATGAAAATACTCGCCATAATGTTGGTGAATGGCTAATTGCAGAGATCGCTAGGGAACAAAGTGAAAGCTTTAGCGCAAACTCAAAACTTAACTCAAATATTGCTAAAGTTAGCTTAGCTTATAATAACGTTATATTAGTATTTCCAACAACATATATGAATAATAGTGGTCTTGCTGTTAGCAAAGTAGCTAATTTTTATAAAATTACACCTGAGGAAATACTTGTTGTTCATGATGAGCTAGATATAGACTGTGGTCAAATTCGTCTTAAAAAAGGTGGTGGTCACGGTGGTCACAATGGTCTTAGAAGTATTCATCAACATTTAGGAACAAATGATTATTTACGTTTAAGGATAGGTATTGGTCACCCTGGTCATAAATCAAAAGTTTCAAACTATGTTCTATCAAATCCATCTATCCAACAGAAAAGCCAAATAGATGAAGCTATTAATAATGCTATATGTGTTTTAGATGATATAATAAACTACAAACTTGAGCCTGCTATGCAAAGGCTTCATACTAAATAA
- the bla gene encoding class A beta-lactamase, with protein MKKIILSLLLLSIVNITFAVSTEDIRISNDIHKIEKHYGGKVGVYTINRNNWNNFTHNETFYFPICSVYKFLVVGAILKESMTDKNLLNEKIRISKNQLVGYTPITKKYAGKEMTVKELCRASILSDNTATNLLIYKLGGLKKLDSFILSLNDHATKITELEPDVNNISLNNNLNKTTTKIITRDLNKIAFSNDILDKKHRILFKKWLKENNTGSNRIAAELPKGWEIGDKTGTCDYGSTNDVAIVWPNNSRAIVMSILYTQPIKNAKPKDKVIQEVAKLLFDNFNIKNNSKKNA; from the coding sequence ATGAAAAAAATAATTCTTAGCTTACTACTTCTTTCGATTGTAAATATTACTTTTGCGGTATCTACAGAGGATATTCGTATATCTAATGATATTCATAAAATTGAAAAACACTATGGTGGTAAAGTTGGTGTATATACTATAAACCGTAACAACTGGAATAATTTTACTCATAATGAAACTTTCTACTTTCCAATATGTAGTGTTTATAAATTTCTTGTTGTTGGAGCTATCCTTAAAGAAAGCATGACTGATAAAAACTTATTAAATGAAAAAATAAGAATCTCAAAGAATCAATTAGTTGGATATACTCCTATAACAAAGAAATATGCTGGCAAAGAAATGACCGTTAAAGAACTTTGTAGAGCTTCAATTTTAAGTGATAATACTGCTACAAATCTTTTGATATATAAATTAGGTGGTCTAAAAAAACTAGACTCCTTTATATTATCACTTAATGATCATGCTACAAAAATTACAGAGCTAGAGCCTGATGTTAATAATATTAGTTTAAATAATAATTTAAATAAAACTACTACTAAGATAATCACTAGAGATCTAAATAAGATCGCTTTTAGCAATGATATTCTTGATAAAAAGCACAGAATATTATTTAAAAAATGGCTAAAAGAAAATAATACAGGAAGTAATCGTATAGCAGCAGAACTTCCGAAAGGTTGGGAAATTGGTGATAAAACTGGAACCTGTGATTACGGTTCAACAAATGATGTAGCTATTGTATGGCCTAATAATTCTCGAGCAATAGTAATGTCAATTTTATATACCCAACCTATAAAAAATGCCAAACCTAAAGATAAAGTCATACAAGAAGTAGCTAAACTACTTTTTGATAACTTCAATATTAAAAATAATAGTAAAAAAAATGCCTAA
- a CDS encoding DsbC family protein, whose amino-acid sequence MQKKDLSILALVVIIVVLILYIFSTTSINSSLSGNKQGLYIVEQAFPQYKVIKTFDTGLHLEAYILEDKKDPNKRTVTFTSEDGSVIVNGELLVWDRGENKLTSLNKIYANYFTSNSKANELYLNIKKYASYIQQGSNDAPHKFYAVIDPSCSYCNRLFEATQPAIKSGQLAVRWIPLGALHNSPAIVKSLFNSKDPLKALIKYHETKTYDKNNTQANEKAENNMKLSKYIEGFPTILYKTPQDALKISGGSKLPLTDAKIAEKDNVKKINEFLLLTSSQF is encoded by the coding sequence ATGCAAAAAAAAGACCTATCTATTCTAGCTTTAGTTGTTATTATTGTTGTGCTCATATTATACATATTTAGTACAACTAGTATTAACAGTTCACTATCAGGAAATAAGCAAGGCTTATATATTGTTGAGCAAGCATTCCCTCAATATAAAGTTATCAAAACTTTTGATACTGGACTTCATCTTGAGGCATATATTCTTGAAGATAAAAAAGACCCTAATAAACGCACAGTTACTTTTACAAGTGAAGATGGTAGTGTAATCGTTAATGGTGAACTTTTAGTTTGGGATAGAGGTGAAAATAAACTAACTAGCCTAAACAAGATTTATGCAAATTACTTCACGTCAAACTCCAAGGCTAATGAACTATATTTAAACATAAAGAAATATGCTTCATATATCCAGCAAGGTAGCAATGATGCTCCTCATAAGTTTTATGCTGTAATAGATCCAAGCTGTAGCTACTGTAATCGCTTATTTGAAGCAACACAGCCTGCGATCAAGTCTGGCCAATTAGCAGTGCGTTGGATTCCTCTTGGCGCACTACATAACAGTCCAGCTATAGTTAAAAGTTTATTTAACTCAAAGGATCCTTTGAAAGCATTGATCAAATATCATGAAACAAAAACTTATGATAAAAATAATACTCAGGCAAACGAAAAGGCTGAAAACAATATGAAGCTTTCTAAATATATAGAAGGATTCCCTACTATATTATATAAAACGCCTCAAGATGCTTTAAAAATATCTGGAGGCAGTAAGTTACCTCTTACAGATGCAAAAATTGCTGAAAAAGATAATGTTAAGAAAATTAATGAATTTTTACTTTTAACATCAAGTCAATTTTAG
- a CDS encoding A24 family peptidase produces the protein MHYDIYIIFLFIFLFGAAIGSFLNVVIYRVPNKLFSEEKAIAREILELPAEPSKNFSLLTPSKCPKCDNKLKYRHNIPILGWLILRGKCYFCHEKISFEYPLIELITALVFVGIFYYFGFTVQSLALIVLSVFFIPLFFIDAKHKILPDSFTLTLLWIGIILNYYGVFTTLGLSVWGAIIGYLSLWVVFWVYKIFTGKEGFGYGDFKLLAAIGAWFGYPMLLYTIFASCIFGIIIAIFVNIIGRRTNIIPFGPAIILATFFYLLTKDNIYVWYNHIMLINIQ, from the coding sequence ATGCATTACGATATCTACATAATATTTCTTTTTATTTTTCTATTTGGAGCTGCTATAGGTAGTTTTTTAAACGTTGTAATCTATAGAGTACCAAATAAACTTTTTTCTGAAGAGAAAGCTATTGCTCGAGAAATATTAGAGCTCCCAGCAGAACCTTCTAAAAACTTTAGCCTTTTAACTCCATCAAAATGTCCAAAATGTGACAATAAACTAAAATATCGTCACAATATACCTATTTTAGGCTGGCTTATTTTAAGAGGGAAATGCTATTTTTGTCATGAGAAAATATCTTTTGAATATCCTTTAATCGAACTTATTACCGCTCTAGTATTTGTTGGAATATTTTATTACTTTGGATTCACTGTACAAAGTCTAGCCCTTATTGTTTTAAGTGTTTTCTTTATACCTTTATTTTTTATTGATGCAAAACATAAGATATTACCAGATTCTTTTACTTTAACTCTATTATGGATAGGAATTATCCTTAATTATTATGGTGTCTTTACAACACTAGGGCTGTCAGTTTGGGGAGCAATAATAGGATACCTCTCACTATGGGTAGTATTTTGGGTGTATAAAATATTTACAGGTAAAGAAGGCTTTGGCTATGGAGATTTTAAACTTTTAGCTGCTATAGGTGCTTGGTTTGGGTACCCTATGCTTTTATATACGATATTTGCAAGTTGCATATTTGGCATTATTATTGCAATTTTTGTAAATATTATAGGACGCAGAACAAATATAATACCATTTGGACCAGCTATAATTTTAGCTACATTTTTTTATCTGCTAACTAAAGATAATATTTATGTATGGTATAATCACATCATGCTAATTAATATCCAGTAG
- the sthA gene encoding Si-specific NAD(P)(+) transhydrogenase, with translation MEYNYDIIIIGSGPGGEGAAMKATRNGQKVAIIEDDAIGGGCNNWGTIPSKALRQLSREIWHDNKHYDFPEMLDTSFEIVLKQREIKKNRYAENEIDVFYGFASFIDKHKIKISRKNGSTEVITAKKFILSTGSRPYHPNDIDFTHPRILDSDKLLELKDKQIRSITIYGAGVIGCEYASILGTLNIQVNLINTRDKLMSFLDNEIIETLTNHFTVNQKIHLIHNETYKSIKAKGDKVITTLNSGRIIESDYVLFALGRAGNTEGLNLDKIGVEYNPQRGLVQVNDNYQTTQENIYAVGDVIGFPSLASSAFNQGRFAATHIIDGSCNDKLVEDIPTGIYTRPEISCIGKTEEQLTNENIPYEVGRAYFKDLARAQISNSVTGMLKILFHKETFEILGIHTFGHRVSEIIHIGQAIKSMPGKHNTIKYFLNTTFNYPTMAEAYRIAAIDGVNKLRPKNGVLPKKENK, from the coding sequence ATGGAATACAATTACGATATTATTATTATAGGTAGTGGCCCTGGTGGTGAAGGTGCTGCTATGAAAGCAACAAGAAATGGTCAAAAAGTAGCTATCATAGAAGATGATGCTATTGGTGGTGGCTGTAATAACTGGGGTACAATTCCAAGTAAAGCATTAAGGCAACTTTCACGAGAAATTTGGCATGATAATAAACATTATGACTTCCCAGAGATGCTTGATACATCTTTTGAAATTGTTCTAAAACAAAGAGAAATCAAAAAAAATCGCTATGCTGAAAATGAAATTGATGTATTCTATGGTTTTGCAAGTTTTATTGATAAACATAAGATAAAAATTTCTCGTAAAAATGGCTCTACAGAAGTAATTACTGCTAAGAAATTTATATTATCCACAGGATCTCGCCCATATCATCCTAACGATATTGATTTCACACACCCAAGAATTCTAGATAGTGATAAACTGCTAGAATTAAAAGATAAACAAATAAGATCAATTACTATATATGGGGCTGGTGTAATTGGTTGTGAGTATGCTTCTATACTAGGAACTCTTAATATTCAAGTAAACCTTATAAATACTCGTGATAAATTAATGTCTTTCCTAGATAATGAGATTATTGAAACTCTTACAAATCACTTTACAGTAAACCAGAAAATACACTTAATCCATAACGAAACATATAAAAGTATTAAAGCTAAGGGAGATAAGGTAATAACTACTCTTAATTCTGGTAGAATTATAGAATCTGATTACGTTTTATTTGCCCTAGGTAGAGCTGGTAATACTGAAGGATTAAACCTAGATAAGATCGGTGTTGAGTATAACCCTCAAAGAGGACTTGTCCAAGTCAATGATAATTATCAGACAACTCAGGAAAATATCTATGCAGTTGGAGACGTAATTGGCTTCCCATCTTTAGCATCTTCTGCTTTTAACCAAGGTAGATTTGCTGCGACACATATTATAGATGGTTCTTGTAATGATAAATTAGTCGAAGATATCCCAACAGGTATATATACTCGCCCAGAGATTAGTTGTATTGGTAAAACAGAAGAGCAACTAACTAATGAGAATATCCCTTATGAAGTTGGACGTGCATATTTTAAAGATCTAGCTCGTGCTCAAATATCAAATAGCGTAACAGGTATGCTAAAAATACTATTCCATAAGGAAACTTTTGAAATCCTTGGTATTCATACTTTTGGTCATAGAGTATCTGAGATTATCCACATTGGCCAAGCTATCAAATCTATGCCAGGTAAACATAATACTATCAAATACTTTTTAAATACTACTTTTAACTACCCTACTATGGCTGAGGCTTATCGTATTGCTGCTATTGATGGTGTTAATAAGCTAAGACCTAAAAATGGTGTATTGCCTAAGAAAGAAAATAAGTAA